The Oryza glaberrima chromosome 5, OglaRS2, whole genome shotgun sequence DNA segment TAGCTTCAGCTGTAAGAAGTTTATCAAAATTGAGGTTGTTGAAGAACTATTTGAGATCAACTATGTCGCAAGAAAGGTTAAATGGCTTGGTTATGTGCTCTATCGAGAATGATATCTTGGACACTATTGATCTTAATACCGTTCTTGatgattttgcatcaagaaatATCCAAAGAAGTATCTTTTCATAAGAAGCAATGAATATGATGGGGTTCTATTTTTCACTAAGGTAATGATATTAGTTCTAAGGTATTATTTTGGTCGACTTTATTTCTCAATAATTACCagacatgttaaatttaatatatggatatatttattttcgttttgcaagtaaaattagcgtctatatatatcacaaaattttttatatagtttagaGAGCCCATCACGATAAGTTCGCCTAGGGCCCTCAAAATCATAGGACCGGCCCTGAAAATGCGTGTGCCCTTTCGTCACATGTGCGTTCATGCACCGTCTCTAGTGATACTTGCAAATTGtaaccatcttttttttttgcataggTCCGTGTCAGTGATTCATATGTTGTCTAGCTTAATTTGTCATTTGGTAGGTTTCCACCGTCATATATATTCGTTGTTCTCTCCCTATTGGACACAATCCGAGGAGGATCACGAATACTAACATGGGACATGTGCCCcctcccaaattttttttttcaagatttcTAAGTGACCATTACATTACAAAATTGCCCCCTCTTTCTAATATGTCAATGTGCCAAGTCAGCATTGCATaccaaaaaaatcaaaataaatttgGGATCTAGTATACATATGAGTCACTAAATCTAAGATACCTTTAATTTACTGGAGTTAATTGGCAACTTGTTCTATCTACTTGGAGTTAATCTAGGAAGAATGCATTAATTGGAAGATGTGTTCTTCCAATTAATGCACACATCAAGTGGCGGCCACGATGTTGTCAATGTAGCAATCCATGAAAAGCACACGGGAATGATTTTTCCATGGATGCCCTAGGTATGACACTAAAGCGCTAATTGGAACCTCACTGGCCATGAGACATACCTAGGGCGTCCGGGAAAGAACCACTCCGATGTGGTTTTGCATAGGTACATTTTAGTTTCTAGTGCAAATTTCTATCTATTAGAATATAAAGTTTGTAGCAAATTACAATCATCTTTGCAATGTACAATCATTGCCAGTGGTTCATCTCTGTCCTAGTATATTCTCTCCACTCCTCTTGGACATGGGTTGTATATCACAGTACAGGGCTACAAAGATTGAAATGGGGCCatgtgccccccccccccccccccccggccacacacacatgcaaagtttatttttttgcaaTATTTGAACCAAATATAGCATTTGTTTAATTAGAGCtgattaaactttaaaattggCCCCTATTTCTAATGTGTGTCAATGtcctttaaatatatataaaaaaatctagcTTAAGCTTGGCCACTAGCTAGCATCACCCTTGCTAGTGGTTCGGATCTATACAACTCATTTTTTCTCCTTGAATGGATCAGTGTCGTCACGGATTTGTATCCTTTGTATTAACCCTAGTTATGGTTTACGGTTTGCTGTTCTTTATCCTAGCCGTCTATTTCGGAGAAAATGTAGAATTTCCTTGGTCCTTATTATAACATCTATATATGCTCCTATTTCCCATCTCTAAACTCATAGGTAAGTTTGTAGTTCAGTTTCTCTACCGCCAATTGCCTCCCCGCCGTGCTATCTCTATATCATTTCTCAACTCTCATGTTGTCATGCAAATAGAGATCAGTGAAGAATGTAGCAACATGTGCGTGTGCTCATAATGCTATTGTTGGAGAAAATGCTCAAAATCTAACAACAATCTTTGGGTATCTGTATATAGGaccagcattttttttctaacttcgTGCAATTTGCTGCTATTTGTTCGTATTAGTTTGAAATTTATGCTAGCAATTGATCTCTGTAGATGCTGGTTTACTCTTCAGGTTGTGCTTTTTGCTAAAAATTAATACTAGCATTTTGTTCTGAGTTAATTAAGAGGTGTAATGTTCACTTGATCATTGGGTTTTTGGGGAGTTTTTCCGGTTATCATCAGTACAAGTTTTGTTCAATGCAAAGAAGTTGCATCCTCACCGGCAACATGGCAACTAGGACAGAGTTAGCCATGGATGACAATGACTCTCACCTTTGATATCTAGAGTACCAGGTGATGGAGGCCAAATATGAAAGAAGGAAACCTCACCGTTGTTTTCAGTGGCGTCCTTGAGCCTGTGCGGGCTGTACGACCGAATAGGGCCCCTAAATTTTAAGGGCCCATAAAATATTAAGTATGtcctatatataataatattagaggctttaattttgttaatttgcAGTCTAAATAGTAGTAAAACAAGACCCAAAACACTGCAGAAGGTGAACCGATCCAACTTCCATCGTACTCCCGTCCAGGCGTCCGCGTCGTCGCGTATCGCCGAAGTCCCGACGCCGCAGCCGCTTCGTCTCCTCTCCCCAGTCCCCTACGGCCTCCGCTTCTACTTCATCGCTGATGATTGGCTGATCGCCACGCCCgtttttaattttactataaaaaaattactaggCTACTAGAGCcccattttaatattttgcacGGGGACCCGATTTGGCCGGGACGCCCCTGGTTGTTTTGAAACACCCCTAATACATTGTATTTGATTGCTGCTAGCGGTAGTGATTAATTATTGTGTCTTTCTTTTAATTCTTATTATTACATGGTAATGAGGATATATTTTTGCTTGTTACGGAGTTTTGTATCATATCCTAGTATAAAGTTGATGTCCACTAAGTTCTGAATctcaatatatatgtaaatgtgTCACATTATTACCCagtagcaattattatctataGTACTTTAAATAACATGAAAATGTGTAACATCATCACtcctagcaattattatctagagtattttaaataacATGCAAATATAacatatcatttacaattttgttgaCATGCAAGCAACGTCAAATTAATATCTctatattatttttacattatttaaacatatacacatatcatttataatgtataatatgtattcatccacatatcccgTAGTAAATTAAACGTGAGAAATACAACTAGTTATTATAGTTGGTACTCCGACCTCGGATCTTTACATAGTTAAGCCTGTATATATATTGCAGCAGTTCAACATCAAAGCAGCACATTTAGATGtctgtcttttttttcaaaaaaaaaaagatatagtgCAGTATAGTACTAAACGACGTACACGTTCGCATGAATTCGGGGGCCCACTTTCCAGCGAGACGCCAGGTGGGGCCGACCCAGCGCGCCAGGAAGGATTGATGCATGcgtgggcccacgtgtcagaTGGCGAGCACGAGGCCAGGCAGCGacctgtcgtcgtcgtcgtcgccgccgccgcgcccacgctgGCTCTGCCAGCacacggcggcgcgccggcgaacTCCTCCTCCGTGGAGCTGCGGCCGGcagtggccgccgccgccgacgtcccgGACGGTGACGGAGGTGTTGAAGTACTCGCGGAGGCGGGTGATGCGGCCGCCCTCGACGGCCCAGGCGTGGACCCAGTACGCGCGTGGCCCCTCCCACCCTTCCGCCAccacccacccgccgccgcgccccaccgccgccacccgccgcggcACGAACACGaaggacgacgccgacgccgcctcggcctccccGGTCAGGCGCCGCCGCATGTGCTCGCACCGCCTCGGCCCGTGGAACCACCAGTCCACGTCGCCCGCCATcacggccgacgccgccgccccgtcccccgccgccaccgccgcgtacAGCGACTCCACCAGCCtctcgttctccctcctcgccgtcatcatcgcctcctcctccgcttccaACTCCATGGCCATCCGATCGGTTAGTTCTTGGGAGATGATCGATGCGTCGATGTGGTCGAGCAGGTGTGGTGCATGGAAGGATGAGCTAAGCTAGGCGAGAGTGAGGGCTATTTATAGGGGGTTTGATTTCTTgaggaggtggggcccacagggGGTGGAAAGCTTGTGAATGAAGTATCCGGTGCAATCACCTAATTCGGTGCAACTATGTAACTCTTATCCTACActgttggatcgagaaatggacgctCCCagtaaattttaactcatgagtgaatctacgagttaaattttaacttatgaTGATGTGGACAACGGTGTAGGATGAGAGTTGTATTATTATATTGAATTAGGTGATTGCACCGGATACTTTCCCGTGAATAATAGGGTTAGGTTTGTGAGATTTGGAGGGAACTAGCTAGCTGGGTAGTGGTAGAGTACGTAATTAAGTGATGAAGATTTGCTGCTGGGGGTTTGAATATCCTAATGATTGTGAATGCAAATGGCGATGGAGGTGTGTCGGGGAGACATCAACATCTATACCGACTAGTGAGGTTTCGCCTGGGAGCGTCCAGAACTGAAATGACTATTCTGCCCTTTATATTCCTTGTGCAGGATAACACCGTTGTTGACTTTTATCACGACATTTGAgcgtttgttttatttaaaaataataatataaatatcatttattttgtcatGACTtgttatattattaattaaaaaaatttaagtctAGCTTATATTTtaccatatttatattaaacTTGTTTAAacattgttttaaaaatcaacaCAGCATCCCTTTagaaatagaggtagtatattgcaaagtgagcgtagctcaacTAGTTTCTTatggtggaaccagcccacccgGATTCTAATCCTAGATTTGACAACGAGGTGcatgtggtgacttcgtcaatctcaagatatgcggGCCCAATCATatggaggtgctcatagggataAGGTctgcgtgtgtgcgttcataggaTAGGGGTGAGTGTACGCGCGTTGTGAGCGCCTACGTTTGCGTTTGTAccgtgtttctaaaaaaaaagaagaggttgTATATTGGTGCTATTGGATACAAGTTGCTATAACTTGTAGTTTTTAACATATTAGAATTAGGGAGTATTAATTGCCGTTAGAATTGATGTAAAATCCCATTTTGGCAATGGATTTGCTGGAATTATGTCTATAGATTTCTGGCCAGGTTGCAGACGTTTTTTGGGCCACTTGATCCTTTTCAAGATTCATGCAGGATTGCAGGGGCATCGTGGGATACGGACCGATTAACTAATCTGGGCAGCTACTTGCAACCCATGGCCAACGCTGTGAAATTCTATTCCTATCTTGAGGCGATAATGGGTCCAACTTTATaactatacttttatatatatatatatgttgtgaaaacttgaaaactaccgttgaattaaaaaatagaCGTGCAAGATTTATCCATGTCATCATGAGCAAAATTTTCACTCACAGATTTACTCATGAGTAAAAAATTTActatgagtaaaatttttactcgtgatgacgtggacgaatcttataaatctatttttcgaTCCAACAGCAGTTTCCAAGTTTCTACCATATATTTTCCCAGATAAGATTTATGGAAGGAACCATGGATCTTGTTCTGTTACCACCCCTAGT contains these protein-coding regions:
- the LOC127774710 gene encoding senescence associated gene 20-like, giving the protein MAMELEAEEEAMMTARRENERLVESLYAAVAAGDGAAASAVMAGDVDWWFHGPRRCEHMRRRLTGEAEAASASSFVFVPRRVAAVGRGGGWVVAEGWEGPRAYWVHAWAVEGGRITRLREYFNTSVTVRDVGGGGHCRPQLHGGGVRRRAAVCWQSQRGRGGGDDDDDRSLPGLVLAI